The sequence below is a genomic window from Ensifer adhaerens.
CATCGGTTGCCGAGCAATATGAGAAGGTCAAGAACGGCTGGATTCCCGAAGGCTATCCGAAGAGTTGGCCTTGTCCGGAGCGCCCTGGACTGCTTCCGCCGGGTACAGCGCCGTTCGGGGAGCGGATCGAGCGCGAGATTGCCAAGCGGAAGGGCAAGCTGAAGGCCGACCTCGCGAATGCGGCCTTTCTCCATTATCCGAAGGAGGAAGTGCTCGCGGTGCTGAAGTTCTGGGGCGTCGACCTGGGGTGACGGCGCTCACGCGCCGCCTCCCTTCGGGCGAAAGTCGAAGACCGGGACGCCGAGCTTTCTGGCCTTGTCGGCAAGGTTGTCCTGGATGCCAGTGCCGGGGAAGACGATGACCCCGATCGGCAGGACGTCGAGCATCTGATCGTTGCGCTTGAACGGCGCGGCCTTGGCATGTTTCGTCCAGTCGGGGGCGAAGCCGACCTGTGGCACCTTGCGGGTGTCGGCCCATTTGGCGGCGATCTTCTCGGCGCCCTTCGGCGACTTGCCGTGCAACAGCACCATGTCGGGGTGCTTGGCGTGGACCTGATCGAGCTTGGCCCAGATCAGGCGGTGATCGTTGAAGTCGAGCCCGCCGGTGAAGGCGATCTTCGGACCGGCGGGAAGCAGCACCTCGTTGTCGGCGCGTTTCTTGGCGGCGAGGAAGTCCCGGCTGTCGATCATCGCCGAGGTCAGGTTGCGATGGTTGACCATCGATCCGCTGCGCGGTCGCCAGTTCGAGCCCGTGTGGCGCTCATAGTGCTCGGCGGCCTGGTCGCGCATCAGTTCGAAAGCATTGCGGCGTTCGATCAGGGTCTGGCCCTCGGCCGTCAGGCGTTCCAGCTCGACAGCCTTCACCTCGCTGCCGTCCTGTTCGCGGTGGCCGCGCCGCTGCGCCTGCTCATTGTCGTCCAGCTCGCGCTCGATCCGTTCGTTGGCGCGGTGGAAAAGGTTGACGGTCGACCAGAGGAGATCGTCGAGGTCGGGCTCGAGGCGGGTGTCGTCCAGGGTGACGATCAGGGCGTCGAAGATGTCGGCGATGGCGCCGGCGACATGGTCGCCCTCCGGAAGCGGTCGGGGATCGGGTTCATCCGTGAAGGGACGGTAGCCGTAGAGTTGGAGTTCGCTGAGGACATGGTCGGTGGGGGAAGAGGCGTGGTGCGGTTCGTAGTCGTCGTGCTCGCTCATGGGATGCTCCGTCGGTTCGACCGCGCCCCTCGCGGCCTTCATGGCGACGAAAGCCGGCGGGCGGGCCGGACCTGCATCCGCAGCGAAGCGGAGGGCCGGAGCACAGCGGAGGATGGCGAAGGCGGGCTATTTTGCCTCGCGATGGAAAGCGGCACTCGGCCGCGCCGGAAAATAGTCCGCCGCAGACATTGCGGGTCCGGGCCGTTTGCTGGCCGATCGCCCTCTCGAAGGCCGGGGCGCGGTTCTCTCCGACCTGGGGATCATCCGAGCGATGCCGACGACGGCGCTCCCGCCGTCTGCATTCTCCTGCCGGCCTATGCCGCCAGCGCCATGAAGCGTGCGACGTCCTGCGGCGCGATCTGCACCCGGGCCGCTGCCCGGAGGCTGTCCAGCCCCGCCAGGCGGAGATCCTCGTTGAAGTCGCCCAGGCTCGGTGACACCACGACCGCTTCGATCCCGGCCGCGTTCGCCCGTTCGATCAATGTCGCCATCGCACCGTCGCCGGCCGGATCATTGTCGCGGGCGATGTAGAGCCGTCGCAGCGTGTCGGGGAACAGGATGGCCGAGAGATGCGCCGCCGAGAGCGCCGCCGCCATCGGCATGGTGGGTAGCGCCATCCTGAGCGACAGCATCGTCTCGATGCCTTCGCCCGCCACCATCACGTCGCCAGCCACACCGAAGCGAACGGCGTGTCCCAAGAGGTCGCCCATCGCCCGTCTCGGCGTGGCGATCGGGGCTTTGTTCGAGCCGTCCGGCGCGAGCCAGGTGCGGTGCGCGCCGGTCTGACGCCCGGCGAGATCGGTGACCGATGCGATCATCGCCGGCCAGGTCTCTGTCGGGGAATGTTCGTCAGGCCGGTAGTAGCAGCGGGGATGGAAGCGCAGGCTTCCGGTTCCGTGCAAATCCGTAATGCCGCGTGTATGGAGATATGTCTTTACGAGTGTGCCCGCAATCGGCTGCGCCATGGCGAACAGCCGCCGGGCCGCTTCCGGCGATCTGGCCGGCGCAGGTGACTGGCGCCCGCCACCGTGCGGACGGTCCGGTTCGGGATGCGGCATCGACAGGAACGTGCGCGCCTCATCGGCAACGTCCTTGAAGTCGACCAGGCCGCAGCTTTCGCGGATTACGTCGAGGAGATCGCCATGCTCGCCGGTGGCGGCGTCGGTCCATTTGCCGGCGGCGCCCTTGCCGGTTTCGCTGCCCTTCAGCCGCACGAACATCGAGCGGCCCGGCGTATTGCGCACGTCGCCGACCAGCCAGTAGCGGCCCTCGCGATGACCGGCCTTGAGATAATGACGGCACACCGCCTCGGCTTGTCGGCCGAGACGGATCGCCAGTTCGGAAGCGTCCTGCCGCGCCATTACGCCGCCTCCCGCTCACTGACGCGCTCGACGGGATAGCGCTCCAGCACCTTGGCTAGGATAGCGGCGCCGGTCGTATCGGTCGGCACGAACATCCGCAGCTTCCACGAGATGATCTCGTGGAACAGGCCATAGGCCCGCAGGCGATCGCGCATGGCGTCGGTGAAGCCGGACAGCTCGATGCGGTTGGCCCCCATGACCCGGACGCGGCGAAGTTGAAGACCCTCGGTCAGATCGAGGATGGTCTTGCCATCCATCAGCGCCATGAAGGCGTCGTCCGCTGTCAGGGTCGATGTGCCGGTGGCGAGCGCGCCGGCTACCCAGGCGGCGGAGACACGGCGGCCAACGATGCGCTCGCCGTCGTCGGTCTGGAGTCGATAAACCCGCGTCGACTCGCTCGGGAGGCGTTTCCAGATCGGCAGCAATAGGCCGCTGACGACATGGATAGTGCTTTCGGCATACTCCGGCACCTCGGCTACCTCGGCGTTCCATGCCGCGGTGAAGCCCGCCCGGTCCGCGTCGACCCAATGGGTCTCATCATCCATCATCTTGATGGGGATGTTGTGCGCCTCCATCGGTCGGATCAACCGCACGCGCCGTTCGATCTCGCCATCGTCCAGCATGATGCTGGTGGTCGGGATCTGCACGGCGGCGCGGCCCGAACGCTCGTTGATCAACAGCCTGGCGCGCGGGTCGTCGAGATGATCGAGCGCCTCAGCAAGCGTCACCGGCCGGTTGCGCTGGCGCTGGGTGATGGTCAGCAGCCGGGCTTCGGCGCCGGTGCCGGGATGAACGTGGATCGTTCGGCGGTCGGTGACGATGAAGCTCTCGGCCTGCAGTGTCTCTAGCCCGACGTCATAGCTGCCCGAGGCGATGGCGCCTTCGATCTTGGCGTTCAACAGCCGCTCGAACGCGGTGAACAGGACACCCTGAAGGTCGATGGTCAGTGCCAACAGCCTGTTCAGGAAGGTGGTGATCGGCGGCAGTTCGTCCTTGATGCCGGTGGAATCCATCAGCGAGAGGCCGGTGGCGTCCTCGAACATCTGGAGCGAGCAGCCGTCGACCTTGCCGCGCACCAACAGCAGGTAGAGCTGCCGCAGGGCGTCGCGGGCGTAGTGCGATTCCAGATTGTCCTCGGGCCGGAACAGGCCCTGGCCGCCAGTCTGGCGCTGGCCGCGCGTGATTGCGCCCAGCGTGTCGAGGCGGCGGGCGATGGTCGACAGGAAGCGCTTTTCGGCCTTCACGTCGGTCGAGATCGGCCGGAACAGCGGCGGCTGCGCCTGGTTGGTCCGGTTGGTGCGACCCAGGCCCTGAATGGCGGCGTCGGCCTTCCAGCCTGGCTCCAGCAGATAGTGGACACGCAGCCGCTGGTTTCGCGCCGACAGATCGGCATGATAGCTGCGCCCGGTGCCGCCCGCGTCGGAGAAGATCAGGATACGCTTCTGATCGTCCATGAAGCCTTGCGTCTCGGCGAGATTGGCCGACCCGGCACGGTTCTCCACCGCGAGACGATCGATACCGCCGGGGCTGGTCCTGCGGACGATGCGGCGCGAGCGCCCCGTCACCTCCGCCACGACATCGGTGCCAAAGCGTTGGACGATTTGGTCGAGCGCGCCCGGGACCGGCGGCAGTGAGGCGAGCCTTTCGATCAAACGGTCTCGACGGGCGACGGCGTCGCGGCTCTCGACGGGTTGACCGTCGCGAAACACGGGACGCGACGACAGATTGCCCTCGCTGTCGGTGAAGGGCTCGTAGAGCTGCACCGGGAAGGAATGGGCGAGATAATCCAGAACGTATTCGCGCGGGGTGATGTCCACCCGGACGTCGTTCCATTCTTCCGTCGGGATCTCCGCGAGCCGGCGTTCCATCAAGGCCTCGCCGGTCGAGACGATCTGGATCACGGCGGCATAGCCGTCCGCCAGGTCCGGCTCGATCGAACGGATCAGTGTCGGCGTCTTCATCGAGGTCAGCAGATGACCGAAGAAGCGCTGTTTGGCGGATTCGAAGGCCGAGCGGGCGGCGGACTTGGCCTGCCGGTTCAGCGTGCCCCCGCTGCCATCAGGGCCGCCGGTGATGTTGGCGGCCTGCATCGCCGCGTCGAGATTGTTATGGATGACGGCGAAGGCGCCGGCATAGGCGTCATAGATGCGTGTCTGCTCGGGCGTAAGCTGGTGTTCGACCAGTTCGTACTCGACGCCGTCGTAGGAGAGCGACCGTGCCGTGTAGAGCCCGAGCGAGCGCAGGTCGCGGGCCAGCACTTCCATCGCCGCGACGCCGCCGTCTTCTATCGCCTCGACGAATTCGGCACGGGTCGAGAACGGGAAGTCCTCGTCGCCCCAGAGGCCGAGGCGCTGGGCATAGGCGAGATTGTGCACCGTGGTGGCGCCGGTCGCCGAGACATAGACGATGCGCGCATTCGGCAACGCGTGCTGGAGGCGGAGGCCCGCACGACCCTGCTGCGAGGCGGCGACGTCGCCGCGTTCACCTTTGCCGCCTGCGGCGTTCTGCATGGCGTGGCTCTCGTCGAAGATGATCACTCCATCGAAATCCGAGCCCAACCATTCGACGATCTGCTTGACGCGAGAAAGCTTCTCGCCGCGGTCGTCGGACCGTAGCGTGGCATAGGTGGTGAATAGGACGGCTTCCGAGAGCGTGATGTCCTTGCCCTGCGGAAAGCGCGACAGCGGCGTGACCAGCAGGCGCTCCATGCCGAGCGCCGACCAGTCGCGCTGGGCGTCCTCCAGAAGCTTGTCGGATTTGGAGATCCACACCGCCTTACGGCGGCCCTGCATCCAGTTGTCGAGGATGATGCCGGCCGACTGGCGGCCCTTGCCGGCGCCGGTCCCGTCGCCGAGCATGAAGCCGCGGCGGAAGCGCACAGAGTTTGGCGCGTCGTCTGGCGCGGCCGAGACGACGTCGAAAGTCTCGTCGAGCGTCCACGAACCGGCGAGGAAGTCGGCATGCGCCTCGCCAGCGTAGATAACGGTTTCGAGCTGGGCGTCAGAGAGCAGGCCATCTGGGACGATGTTTGCAGGCAGCCGGGGCCGGTAGCTCGGCCTGGGCGGCGCGACCGAGGCCATCGCGACGGATTGCACAAGCTTGGTCGGATGGGCCTGCGCCCCGGGAATACGGATCGCCTGCAATTCATATTCTTCATAGATCGCGTTGGTGATCCGGCCGTCTTCGGCGGGTGTCCATTCCATGGTTTCATAGGCGAGTTCGACGCCTTCCGGCTCGATGGACGCGGGCGTGGCGGGCGCGGCAGTGGTACGGGCGCGGTATCCGCGAATGGTGCGGGGCGACGCGGCGGACGCCGAGGTTTTCACTGGCGGCAGGGTTGCAGTCGGACGCGGCGGAACCTGTGTCTCGATCCAGCCGAGCAGCGTGGAGACGTCGGGCGCGATGCCTGGCGAAGGGGGAAATGCCGAACGATCGTCGGCCGGCAACTTGTCGATGACCGTCAGCCGCGTGTCGATGGTCGTGCCGTGCTTGGCATAGACCGAGCCGTCCACCGCCGCGGTGAAGATGACGCGGCCACGCTCCTGAAGCCGGACGAAGGCCGCTGCCCAAGCCGGGTGGTCGGGGCTGAAGTTGGCGCCGGTGATCGCCACCAGCCGCCCGCCATCGGCAAGCCGGGCCAGTGCTGAAGCGACATGGCGATAGGCGGCGTCGACCACGCGGCCGGAGACGTTCGCCATGATGGAGAATGGGGGGTTCATCAGCACGACTGTGGGAGTGGCGTCCGGTGCGAGATGATCGTCGATCTGGGCGGCGTCGAAGCGGGTGACGGCGACAGCCGGAAACAGCGCAGCGAGCAGATCGGCGCGGGTTTCGGCCAGCTCGTTGAGGAGGAGCGTTCCGCCTGATATCTCGGACAGGATGGCGAGCAGGCCGGTGCCAGCCGACGGCTCCAGCACGATGTCGCCGGCAACAATGGAGGCGGCCGCCACGGCGGCAAGGCCGAGTGGCACCGGCGTCGAGAACTGCTGGAGCGCCTGCGATTCTTTCGAGCGCCGGGTATGCGTCGGCAGAAGCCCGGCGATCTTTGAAAGAGCGGAGAAACGTGCAGCCGGAGATGCGGCTTTGCGGAAAAGCGCCTTTCCGTATTTACGCAGGAAGAGGACTGTCGCGACCTCGCAGGCCTCATAGGCCGCCTTCCAGTCCCAGGCGCCGCTGGTGTCGGATGCGCCAAAGGTTGTTTGCATCGCTGCACGAAGGATCGCGGCATCGACGCGCTGGCCGCGTTCGAGATGTTCGAGAAGCTGTTGCGCCACGGCGAGGGTCTGGGACGCATGGGTGACAGGCGCGGCCGCAAGGGCCACGGGAGACAGAATGTTCATGGAAGGAATCTCGGGAGAGCGGAAGGGACAAGCTCGGTTGGCGCTCTCTCTCGACCGCCCGAACTCGACCCATCCCGGCCGTCCTCTTCCTCTTGTCCGCTGACAAAAAAAGCGCCCGACCGTGAGGCCGGGCGCGCGCATGGTCGGGGATCATCGCATTCGGCTTTCGGCCAGCCAGCGGCCTGTACTGATCCATTCAATCGTGCGGCCTGTGCCGAGGTCGAGCAGATGGGCGCCGCCGGAGAAGCCGTCCACGACAGGGTCAGAAGCAATACCGGCCCACTGAAACCCCCAGGTGCCGGTGAGTGCGAATGTCTCCGCGCAGCGGGTGACGAAGGTGACCAGCAATTGCGGATCGGCGGTTCCGGGGTCGCGAAGCCAAAGGCGCGTCGCGCCGTGCTCGGGTGTCAGGGAGAGCAGGAACGGCTCGGCGGGCGGGTCCTCGCAACCGTTTTCGGCCATCAGCGCGGTGTAGATGTCGAAGGCGCGCGCAACATTGGCAACCGAGCCGACGTCGAGCAGGCAGGAGAAGTGGGTGAGATATTCGGCCATATCAGGCTCCTAAAACGAAAAGAGCCCGGCGCTGGGCCGGGCTCTGAGTGGATGGGATTGGAAGGTGCGGAGCGGCCGAAGCTGCCCCGCGAGCCGATCATTCGGCGGCGATGAGGTGACGTTCGTCGTCCTCGCCATCGGCCGGCGGTTCCGACTCGTCGTCGGCGCAGAGGAAGTCGGGCAGCGCGGCGTCCTCGAAGCCGTCCGCGTCCGGTGCCGGATCGCCGTCGACACCGGCAAGTCGAAGCGGCTCGGGCAGCCAGCCGCTGTCGGCCAGGAGACGCTCGGCCTCCTTGGCCATGTCGCCCTTTTTCAGATGGTCGATGAGCTGGGTCGCCCGTTCGCCGGCGCCTTCGCGGACGGCTTCGAGGATGCGCGGCTTGGTGACACGGTTGAGGTAGTTTCCGAAGGTCGGACGCCAGCCGGCTTCCACCAAGTCGAGCCCGGTCGCCCGCGTCAGGCGGTCGGCCTGCGCGAGCCTCATGTCGAGGGTGTGCTGGGACACGCCGCCCGCGCTGTGCGGGTTCGGCCGCTCATAAAGCGCGTTCACGCCATAGCTGACGCAGTGTGCCAGCAGCGCCATGCGGCTGGCGTCGTCGAGCCCGGTGAGCCAGTCCCAAAGGGCGTCGTCGTCCTTCGGGATGTCGGCGGCCCAGGCGTCGTGACGCTCCTGCACGGCCCGCGCGGAGAGGCTGTCTTTCAGCGTCTCGTCCTGAACCGGGAAGAAGATGTGCTTCACCCCCGCTTCCATGGCGCCCGTGTACATGCGGGTCATGAAGTTGTCCGAGACCAGCTTGTGGAGAAGCGCCGTCATGGCGATGTGCGGATTTTCCGCCACGGCGTTGCGCAACGCGAGGGTGCGGTAGGCGGTCAGCTCGACGACGAGGCGTTCGGGCAGCGGCTTGATGCCGTCGTCCTCATCGTCGTCATCGGATTCGGCAGGTTGGCCGCCGATGGTAATGACGGCGCGCTGCACCGAGGGGCTCGCAGCACCGGCGGATTCGGTATCCGTATCCGATCCTTCCTCACCATCGGTCCGGACCTGAGGCACATCCTCGGGCCGGACGAAGCCGCGATCGACCGAAAGCGATCCGTCGGCGTCGATGCTGACGAAGACGCCGGCGATGGCGATGTCGGTCGGGTCGAAGTGCTCCGGGCGATCGTCGAACGCCGCCAGAGCGGTCTCGATCTCGCCCATTCGCTCGTCGACCTCGTCGGGGAGTTCGTCGGCGTCCTGATATTCCGCTTCAAGACTGGCCTGCTCGGCGTTGAGCGCCTCGATGGTCGCTTGTTCCTCGGCCGAGAGATCGATTGGCACGCCGGGGACCTCGTGCAGGCCGCGTACCGCGTCGTAGGGGAAGCTGACCGCGACCTGGATCCACTTCCAGCCTTCGGCGGCGATCGCCTCGGCCTCGGCCTTCAGCTTCTCGGCGACGAGGCGATCGAGAAGCCCCACGTCCTGCAGCCAGCCGCCATCATCGGCCTGGAAGAGGTCGCGCATGACGGTGCCGCCAGCCGCCTCATAGGCTTCGATGCCGAGGAATACGGCACGCTTGTCGGACGCGCGCACCGTGGTCTCGGTCAGCATGCGCCGGATCTGATAGGGCTCCTTCGACCAGGCGTCCTTGATCGCGTCCCAGACCTGGGTCTGACGCTCGTGGTCTTCGGAAACCGTGAAGGCCATGAGCTGCTCCAGCGTCATGCCGTCGTCGGCATAGACGTCGTGGAGGACCGGTGAGACGGTCGCGAGGCGCAACCGCTGCTTGACCACGTTGACGGGCACGAAGAACGCCGCGGCGATCTCCTCCTCGGTCATGCCCTTGATCAGCATGTCGTGGAAGGCGCGAAACTGATCGAGCGGATGGAGCGCAGCGCGCTCGATGTTCTCGGCGAGCGACACCTCCTCGGGGAGGATGGCGCCGTCGCGATCGCGGACCACGCAGGGGACGGGCGCGACTTTGGCGAGACGCTTCTGCTTCACCAGCAGTTCGAGCGCGCGAAAGCGGCGGCCGCCGGCGGGCACCTCGAACATGCCGGTCTCGTTGCCTTCGGCGTCAACGACCGGGAAGACGCTGAGGCTCTGGATCAGGCCGCGACGAGCGATCGAAGCCGCGAGGTCCTCGATCGAGACGCCGGCCTTCACCCGCCGGACGTTGGACTGGCTGAGCACCAGCTTGTTGAAGGGGATGTCGCGCGAGGACGACAGGATGATCTTCTGAACGGCAGTAGCCATCGGGATTTACTCCGTGACGGGCGGCCGAGAGACTCTCTCTCAACCTCCAACCCGTCACGAAGCGAAGCGCCGCCCTCTTCCTCTAAAGGGGGCAGCGCCACGAACCGGCAAACCTGAAAGGCACGGAAGCGCAAAGCCGGAGACGCGAAAAACCGCATCCCCGGCTTTGCGGAAATCAGGAAGCTCGATCGAGCAGCTTCTTGGCCTTGCCCTCCATGTCGAGGCGGGCGTCCTGATGGGGCTTGTCGCGCGCGACGGCGGTGATGCCCTGCACGAAATCGAAGATGGACTCAGGCGGGCGACCTTCCTCCGCCAGCACCCTGTCGATGATCTTGCCGGTCTCGGCCTTGGAGAAGCCGCGACGACGCAGGAAGTCAGTGCGGTCTTCGTCCGTCCTGGCGACAATCCGCTCGCGGGCCGCCCTGATGCCGTTGACGAACGGTAGGGGCGAGGAGTTCGCGAAGTTCAGCAGCGCCGGGGCTGCCTCGTGCGCGAAGCGATTGGCGGCATATTTGGAGTGGCGGATGGTGATTTCCTCGAAATCCTCCACGCCCCATAAATTGCGATTCTGGCAGACCGCGCGCAGATAGAAGCTCGCCATGCCGAGCGTCTTGGCGCCAACCTCGGAATTCCAGCAATAGAAGCCCCGGAAATAGAGGTCGGGCGATCCGTCCGGCAGTCGGCCGGCCTCAATCGGGTTCAGGTCGTCGACCAGGAACAGGAAGACGTCGCGGTCGGAGGCATAGAGCGTGGTCGTATACTTGGTGATGTCGACGCGCGGATTGTAGATCCCGGTCGACCAGTCGAGCACGCCCGGCACCTTCCAGCGGGTGTCGCCCGTGCCGTTGCCGGCAATGCGCTGCACCGCCTCGACCAGTTCGTGATCGAAGATCCGGCCGTAGTCCGGGCCGGTGACGGCGCGCAGTTCGACACGGCCAGTATCGGTTTCGAGCGTCTTGATCTGCTCGGCCCGACTGGAGGTCAGGCCATATTGCAGGTTAATGGCGGCAAGCGCTGCGGGAAGCTGGCGCAGATAGGCTGCGGGCGCGCCAACCAGGCTGGCGAGTTGGCCGAAGGACCAGTGCGTCGGTGCGACGGCTGTGTCGGTGCCGGGCAGGATCAGGGCCAACCGCTCCGAATCATTGCGGTTCGCCTCAACATGGATGAGCGCGCTCTCCACCACCCGCGTCCGGCTGCGTTCGGTGCGGTCGCGGACCGTGCGGGCCAACTCGGACAAGGAAAGGTAGCGCTCGTCGGCCGGACGCGAGAACCACTCTGACGAGACGCGGCCGACCCGCTCGCCACGGCCGACATCGACCTTGTAACCGCCGCTGGTGTCACGGCGCGCATCGAGGACCTGCATATTCATGGAACCAATCTCCATGACGGGCGTCAGAGACCTCTTCTCCGACCTTCAACCCGTCACGGGAAATAAGTCCACTCTCTCACTCTCAGCGGGGCGTTGCGGGGCAGCCGCCCCGCAGAAGGGGGCGGCCGACACCGAGGGTTCGGACGCAGGGGAAGGCTTTCCCCGTATTCAGCCTGCAGATATCGAAACGAGACGCTCACGCTGCCCCGCGGGCCAGGCTGGAACTCTTGCATCCGGTGGCAATTAGTCAGATATGAACATATGTAAGTCTTTTTGCATCAGATATGGATGATTGATATGGGTTCGCCCAAGACGAAACCAGCACTGGAGCGGCTGGGCCAGGATATCCGCAACGCGCGTCTGCGCCGTCGCATCACGGTAGCGGATTTCGCCGTTCGTGCGGGGACCTCGCCGAGCTCCATTGCCCGCCTTGAACGCGGCGATCCGGGCGTTGCCATCGGAACACTTGCCGACGTTCTCGTTGTGCTGGGCCTTCTGGAGCGGCTCGCCGACCTGATCGATATCCGCAAGGACGATCTTGGGCTGGCGCTGGCAGCGGAGCACGGACCGCGCAGGGGACGCTCCTTCGCGGCAAGGCTGAAAAAGCAGAAGTCCTGGACGGAGGAAAAACAGGATGGGCAGGACGTTGTGGACCCTGACGGGGCTTCCTTCTGATGGCCGATTTCATTGCCCATGTCGCGCTTGGCGACAGCCGAATATTGGGGGGCAGTTGCGCTTCACCCATGCGTACCGCAGCAATTCTCCACCTTCGCTATGGTGCCGGGTTGATCGAAAACCCGCGCGCCCCTCGCCATACAGCCCGATCTACCTCTTGAGGCTGGGTGCCATGACCATTTTAGCGGCGCCTCACGGTTTCCTCTTCCCCCGGCGCAAGCGAGATGATACAAATCCTCGGATAATAGAACCCAGAATCCGAGCATACGTATCGTGCACGAAGCCGCGTCCCAACGCCATATTGCTCAGTCCGTGCTGAAAGCGCGCGGTATCGCGCGTCTCACCGAACTGCGTGCTGCGGGCGTAACGGCGGCAACCATGAGCCGCATGGAGAGGGATGGCGAGGTGCTCCGACTTGCGCGGGGGCTTTACCAACTTCCTGATGCGCCGCTCGACGCTCATCACAGTCTCGCCGAGGCAGCGAAGCGGGTGCCCAAGGGTGTGGCCTGCCTCGTCTCGGCCCTCGCGTTCCATCAGCTTACCGATCAACTCCCAAGGCAGGTGTGGATGGCCATCGGCCAGAAGGATTGGGCTCCGAAGGGGCATGGCGTGCCCGTTCGGCTCGTACGATTCACGGACCGCCTCCTTACGGAAGCCGTCGAATTCCATACCATCGAGGGGGTGCCCGTAAAGGTTTTCGGGGTCGCCAAGACGGTCGCCGACTGCTTTCGGTATCGCAACAAGATCGGTCTTTCGGTCGCGATTGAGGGCCTCCAGGAGGCGCTGCGTCAACGCAAGACAACTCCCAGTGAAATGGTCAGGCAAGCGGAGCGAGGAGCAATCGCGACGGTCATTCGACCTTATCTCGAGGCGCTGACCGCCAATGGCTAAGGAAATCAAGATTAGCGATACGTCGGCATTATCTCCATTGCGGTATGCAATGCGGAAATCGGTGTGAGGGAGAACCGATGAAGATCATCGATAACACCTCACTCCTTCTCGGAGATGACCTTAAGGCCACGCTGGGACGTGGTGCCCGGCTCAAGATCGCGGCATCATGCTTCTCGATCTATGCTTTCGAGGCGCTCAAGAGCGAATTGTCAAAGGTCGAAAGCCTTCAGTTCATTTTTACGGCGCCCACCTTTGTCCCGATGGAAGTGACGGATCGCCTCCGCAAGGAACGGCGAGAGTTCTTCATTCCCAAAGCGACACGCGAGCGAGGCCTGTATGGAACCGAGTTCGAGATACAGCTTCGCAATAAGCTGACCCAGCGTGCAGTCGCGCGCGAATGCGCTGATTGGATACGCAAGAAAGCTCGCTTTCGGTCGAACACGACCAAGGCGCCGATGCAGCAATTCATCCATGCGGCCGCGGAAACGAGTGACGTCGCCTACATGCCGATCAGCGGCTTCACAGCTGTCGATCTCGGCTATCAGAAGGGCGACGCGGTGTCGAACCTCGTCACGCGTATCGACGATGGCGCGCATACGCAGGTCTACCTGCAGTTGTTCAACCA
It includes:
- a CDS encoding Toprim domain-containing protein translates to MARQDASELAIRLGRQAEAVCRHYLKAGHREGRYWLVGDVRNTPGRSMFVRLKGSETGKGAAGKWTDAATGEHGDLLDVIRESCGLVDFKDVADEARTFLSMPHPEPDRPHGGGRQSPAPARSPEAARRLFAMAQPIAGTLVKTYLHTRGITDLHGTGSLRFHPRCYYRPDEHSPTETWPAMIASVTDLAGRQTGAHRTWLAPDGSNKAPIATPRRAMGDLLGHAVRFGVAGDVMVAGEGIETMLSLRMALPTMPMAAALSAAHLSAILFPDTLRRLYIARDNDPAGDGAMATLIERANAAGIEAVVVSPSLGDFNEDLRLAGLDSLRAAARVQIAPQDVARFMALAA
- a CDS encoding Methyltransferase domain-containing protein; this translates as MNILSPVALAAAPVTHASQTLAVAQQLLEHLERGQRVDAAILRAAMQTTFGASDTSGAWDWKAAYEACEVATVLFLRKYGKALFRKAASPAARFSALSKIAGLLPTHTRRSKESQALQQFSTPVPLGLAAVAAASIVAGDIVLEPSAGTGLLAILSEISGGTLLLNELAETRADLLAALFPAVAVTRFDAAQIDDHLAPDATPTVVLMNPPFSIMANVSGRVVDAAYRHVASALARLADGGRLVAITGANFSPDHPAWAAAFVRLQERGRVIFTAAVDGSVYAKHGTTIDTRLTVIDKLPADDRSAFPPSPGIAPDVSTLLGWIETQVPPRPTATLPPVKTSASAASPRTIRGYRARTTAAPATPASIEPEGVELAYETMEWTPAEDGRITNAIYEEYELQAIRIPGAQAHPTKLVQSVAMASVAPPRPSYRPRLPANIVPDGLLSDAQLETVIYAGEAHADFLAGSWTLDETFDVVSAAPDDAPNSVRFRRGFMLGDGTGAGKGRQSAGIILDNWMQGRRKAVWISKSDKLLEDAQRDWSALGMERLLVTPLSRFPQGKDITLSEAVLFTTYATLRSDDRGEKLSRVKQIVEWLGSDFDGVIIFDESHAMQNAAGGKGERGDVAASQQGRAGLRLQHALPNARIVYVSATGATTVHNLAYAQRLGLWGDEDFPFSTRAEFVEAIEDGGVAAMEVLARDLRSLGLYTARSLSYDGVEYELVEHQLTPEQTRIYDAYAGAFAVIHNNLDAAMQAANITGGPDGSGGTLNRQAKSAARSAFESAKQRFFGHLLTSMKTPTLIRSIEPDLADGYAAVIQIVSTGEALMERRLAEIPTEEWNDVRVDITPREYVLDYLAHSFPVQLYEPFTDSEGNLSSRPVFRDGQPVESRDAVARRDRLIERLASLPPVPGALDQIVQRFGTDVVAEVTGRSRRIVRRTSPGGIDRLAVENRAGSANLAETQGFMDDQKRILIFSDAGGTGRSYHADLSARNQRLRVHYLLEPGWKADAAIQGLGRTNRTNQAQPPLFRPISTDVKAEKRFLSTIARRLDTLGAITRGQRQTGGQGLFRPEDNLESHYARDALRQLYLLLVRGKVDGCSLQMFEDATGLSLMDSTGIKDELPPITTFLNRLLALTIDLQGVLFTAFERLLNAKIEGAIASGSYDVGLETLQAESFIVTDRRTIHVHPGTGAEARLLTITQRQRNRPVTLAEALDHLDDPRARLLINERSGRAAVQIPTTSIMLDDGEIERRVRLIRPMEAHNIPIKMMDDETHWVDADRAGFTAAWNAEVAEVPEYAESTIHVVSGLLLPIWKRLPSESTRVYRLQTDDGERIVGRRVSAAWVAGALATGTSTLTADDAFMALMDGKTILDLTEGLQLRRVRVMGANRIELSGFTDAMRDRLRAYGLFHEIISWKLRMFVPTDTTGAAILAKVLERYPVERVSEREAA
- a CDS encoding chromosome partitioning protein, ParB family, yielding MATAVQKIILSSSRDIPFNKLVLSQSNVRRVKAGVSIEDLAASIARRGLIQSLSVFPVVDAEGNETGMFEVPAGGRRFRALELLVKQKRLAKVAPVPCVVRDRDGAILPEEVSLAENIERAALHPLDQFRAFHDMLIKGMTEEEIAAAFFVPVNVVKQRLRLATVSPVLHDVYADDGMTLEQLMAFTVSEDHERQTQVWDAIKDAWSKEPYQIRRMLTETTVRASDKRAVFLGIEAYEAAGGTVMRDLFQADDGGWLQDVGLLDRLVAEKLKAEAEAIAAEGWKWIQVAVSFPYDAVRGLHEVPGVPIDLSAEEQATIEALNAEQASLEAEYQDADELPDEVDERMGEIETALAAFDDRPEHFDPTDIAIAGVFVSIDADGSLSVDRGFVRPEDVPQVRTDGEEGSDTDTESAGAASPSVQRAVITIGGQPAESDDDDEDDGIKPLPERLVVELTAYRTLALRNAVAENPHIAMTALLHKLVSDNFMTRMYTGAMEAGVKHIFFPVQDETLKDSLSARAVQERHDAWAADIPKDDDALWDWLTGLDDASRMALLAHCVSYGVNALYERPNPHSAGGVSQHTLDMRLAQADRLTRATGLDLVEAGWRPTFGNYLNRVTKPRILEAVREGAGERATQLIDHLKKGDMAKEAERLLADSGWLPEPLRLAGVDGDPAPDADGFEDAALPDFLCADDESEPPADGEDDERHLIAAE
- a CDS encoding transcriptional regulator, XRE family, whose translation is MGSPKTKPALERLGQDIRNARLRRRITVADFAVRAGTSPSSIARLERGDPGVAIGTLADVLVVLGLLERLADLIDIRKDDLGLALAAEHGPRRGRSFAARLKKQKSWTEEKQDGQDVVDPDGASF